TTCCAAATTTTTGAAGGATATAAACCGAGGCATTCCGTGTTGAATTCTCCTTTGAAACCCTAGAAACCCTCATTGTCATTCTTAAAGATTTCAACATATATGAGGCGCCGTATTTTTGAATACCCATCTAGACAAAACTTTCAAAGTCTTTATGAATACAAATTAAGGTTATATCTCTCTGTCAAATACTGATTTGAATCCCTCATATCACTCTCTTGCTGAATTAGATCAGTTTGAGGCTGTGTGTATATTTGAATGCCCATTTGGAGAACACCCTCAAGTTGTGAATGGTTCTTTGAAATCctgttttggaaaaaaaaaaacacCCTAACGTTGTCATTTCAGAATTACACAAACTTAAGGCTCTGGATGAGCACCCATTGATACAATAATCTCATATTCCGAATGGGTGCAAACTAAATTTAGCCTCTGTTCAGTTTTGCATTGATTCTCTATAATTTCTTGTCAGTTTTGCAAAATTAAATGAATTTGAGGTTCTTGTAAATGTCTGTTGAGTCAAGACCCTCAGAATGCATTTAAGTCAAGGCCATGCTGTGTAATTGTGTTCTGAAACTCTTACAAATAAAGCTGAGTATAAAGATCCCGCAACGATGTTCTGGCTTTTAACCCTTAGCTTTGGTCTTGATCAGATGAATTTGAGACTTTTTTTTGAGATCCGTCAATTCCTTGTAGTATGAACACAGCTCTTCGAGATATATAGATGCAAACTTGTGGAAGGAGTAAAAAAATCGAACTATAGTGTTCAGCAGCCCTAGCAAGGATTGCCATCGTATGCCTGATCGCTTGTGCACACCAATGGCTCAAGTCAGCCTAAATGCCTTTTCTCCCAGCTTTAATTCCTCTTCAATTGTGTCCAATAATAGCTCCTATAGGTCTACTTCCAGCCCTATGGGCGAAACAGGGGCTTATTCTGTGGATTCTTTCCCAATTTCCGGAGGAGCCTCTAATGGGCCTGAGATTGCAGCGCTGCAAAAGCTCAGCACAAATATTGAGTCTCTTTTGAGTGGCAGTGATTTTGATTGCAGTGATGCTGAAATTGTGGTGGAGGGTCGTGGTGTACCTGTTCACAGATGTATTTTGGCATCGAGGAGTCCCTTTTTCAAAGAAAAGTTATTTTGTGGTAACAGCCAGGCTGGAAATTCAAAGATACGATATGAATTGAAGGATTGGGTGATGCAGGGAAATGTTGGCCATGAGGCCTTTATGATATTGCTGCGTTATTTGTATAGTGGGAAGGTGAAGGCACCGCCTCTTGAGGTTTGTACGTGTGTAGATGCCAGCTGCGCACATGATGCATGCAGGCCTGCTGTGAATTTTGCAGTGCAGTTGATGTATGGGGCACATGTTTTCATGATACCAGAACTTGTATCACTCTCACAGGTAGTTAATTGTTGCTCTGTTTTTCAGTAAAACTAATTTGATTTGATAGTTCAAAAGAAAGAAAGGAATTATATTAATGTTTAGGTATATGGGACTATGACTACAGCAAATTACAATAGCTAATCAGGAGTGCCAAAAAAAAATTCTGCAATTTTTGATGTTTCAGGTGTTGGGTGGGTAGTTTGCGGGACCAACATTTTTGTCGTTCCCTTCTAGTAGTAATTTATTATTAGTATTTATAATTTAACAGAGGACTTATAGGATGTATGTGTAATTTAACTATCTTAGTGGTGCTTTGCTGGGAATTACTAGCTTTATTTTTGCCAGCACGCTTAGTATGGCATGGAGTATTTTGTAGGTTTGTTTTTTCTATTCCATGTTTTGCCTCAGTTGCCAGGAGTTTGCACTTTCCATTTAACTTGCAGAACTTCTGTATTATTTTTTGCTCAAAGAGACTTTATACCCAGCATGCAGATTTTCCCCTATTTTGAGAATTTCAATttacttaaataattaaatttgtaCATTTCTGTTTCAATATGTAGGCAGGCTTTCAACTTGAAAGAATCTTTATCAAACTACACTTGTGGACCTTGGTAGTCAACATTGAGATTTGTGACTCATCTTTGGAGAGATCCCACTGGGCATTGGTGTGCATGTTTTTGGAAGCCATCCAGTGACTATGTGGaaagagatgaaatttttatttgggACTATAAAATGCTTCATATTAGATTTTACAGCAATGTCTAATAAGGCGTATAACAAAGATGAAGGAAGTTATATAAACTCTGCAGATAGCTGAACATTAAACAACTGTGAATTGAAGCACTGCTAAAAACAGTGTCTATCAAAACCTCAAGATAGCCTCAAAAGTCTCTGTAAGCTGAATATATAACCTATAAACTGCTTAATTTGCATTAGCCAAGAACCCAAAGAAAAATTAGCAAGTCATATTgctttttgaagatgattgaaaagGAGTCCATGTGATGAGGCATCTAATTATTGTTGAATCCAGATACAAGTCTGTAGATAGAAATAAATCAAAAGAAGGTGGACAGCGGGAATGGCTATAAAGGTAGCTAGAAATGAATCAAAACGTAGTTGACAGCTGTAACTGTTGTAGCggaaagataaatgaattaaaagtAGGTGGATGGCTGGCACAGTTGTAAAGGTTAGTTAGACTGCTAGAAATGTCGAATACCATTGTAATAATTTTATCTTATATATACAAGCTCCTCCTATGTGAATATTCGCTCAGAGCTAATTATCTCAGAAACAATCATATCACTATAAGTTGGCTGAGAGAATTATGCAACAAAATTTTGAGAGGCATATCACTATTAAGCTGGCTGAGAGAATTATGCAACAAAATTTTGAGAGGGGCCTATTGCTTTTCAAGACTATGTAGTTTCatatacatgataaagaggatctgTTCATCAATGTAACAATTTAAACCGCATCCCCACAACTGAAGTAAATAATGGCCAATAAGAGGACTGTATGGATATCCAGCAACCACTTTTGCAGGGCCTTAAAGGGATGCTTCTGACTGTCTTGTataaaatttaagaagtataacCAACATTTAAAAGTTAAATGGTAATGACTGTATCTAATATCTACTATCATTATTCATTCGTATTCTCAACCACCATTTATCTTTCTGTATTATTTACAACACCAGTTTTCAGGAAAAGTTCAATTTGTAGCAAAACAAGGATTGACTTGTCTTTAATCATGACTCTTTTACGATCAATTTTTATTGAAACCTAATTTTCATATGCtgatattattttatgatttttgatatagAAGTAAACAATACTTTTGAATGCTTTGGATTTTAATTTTATTCTGTAATTGAATTTGTAGTGATATCTTAAAATTATATAACATCTatgataaaataaatttgatttagaCTTTACTATTTTTCATGATGATCTTATATTGCATCACataagaaaaataattatatatatatcaaGTGTCAACTTCATGTTGCATGTTTATAGTTTTAGTGTACCCATCCCTGCTTTTGTGGGTCCCCATCTTGCGTACACCTGGATTCTCACACCTGCATACCCAAATTTTGGTGGTTCACAATGAGTGCTGTGTGCATGCACATGCATTGAGCCTTGTTAATATGCAATATAATTCAAGGCTATGATTTCAATTTTAGAATTCCAATAACAGTACATTTTTCTGCAATCTTGAATTCTTTTAGGTTTTATATCTAAAGTTCTTTTTCACCAAAAATCATTCATAGGATTTCATGTCACTAACTTACAGGTATACTTTCCAATTTTTGATTGTTTTAAGCATTTTTATCCTGTGATCAAGGAATTAGGTTATATTGGTCTCCACAATTGTTACTTGATATGATTCTGCTAGTTATTAGCACAGGGTGAAAAGGCTTTTGATGGGGAATACGGGAATACTATTTAGGAGCCAATATCATGAAAGAAGTATGTAGTATGTACTATGccctttttttttcttgaaatgtGTGATTCTAATAGCCTGAAGATCTGGACTCTAGAGTGTATACAAGAAAAGTTAGAGCTAATTGTTCACTCATTGAATCCTAGTAACTGAAAGACGAAAGTTCACCACCAAAAGGTTCCAAGAGCTATGTCTCAATATGTTATCTATTTTCTTATTAGAGAGGCATAATATCTGGAAAGAATTTGAACTTAGATTCCAGGATCTTATTTGTGCAGTTAAAAGCATTATGGTACATTAAAAACATCTTTGAGATATTTGCTCAATTTCTGTGTGACATCAGAATGCTTTTCATTACTTTTTCCTTTGCTGATGTCATATGTGATTCGATATCTGGCATTGAGTAATTACTCTGCTGTCTTATTGATTCTCAAAGTTATCTAACTTAAAGTGAATCTTACATGTGAATATGAATGAAAGAAAAAAAACAGGAGATGGTTGACTGGAGTTTTCTTTAGGTTATGTTATTGAAGAGTTGAATATTCCCTGTAGCCTTGTAATAATTGTTTTCTAAATgtatcattgccaaatttgaaATATTCATTATCTTAGGATTAAATATGAATCAGTATCCAGGATTCAAAACTAGAGAGCAGAAATGAGGAAATGTGCATTTTGGAAACAGGAATGCATAGGGTGCTAGGTTGATGGTTGCAGTAAATACCAGTAAAGGTTCAATTGGAACTGGAAAAAAAACACCCAAAAATCCTTAGCTCAGGAGCCATGGAAACTGCCAGCAATAGCAACTGGGATTCTTGGTAATTTCCAGAGAGGCAGAAACTGCTTAGATCTTTCAACTTTCAACTTCCTTGTACTTGCTGTAGACATCACATGTGTTCTCTAGGATTGAAAACCAATTCGAAGATGTTGGAAGTGGTTTGTGATACATTTTAAATCTGTAGACCAAAATGGATTTACAAGCATAGCTACTATGGATAACTAAGATCTAATATCAACAATAAGTTAATATCTCTGTATCTTTGCCTCATCTAACTGTTCTTGTTCTTTTTTTATCACTAATTTTGAAGCACTTGTTCAACCTTGAGACATATCTCATTCATGGCACAGCATTCGTGTTAACACTTCATTCAACTATAATTTCTTGCTGCCCGGAAGGCCTTTTTCCATGGAGCTAGGGTGAGTTAACTAGGAGTGCATGATATTGGCATGATGAAGTACTTTCAAAATGTGCACATTAACCCCTAGAAAAAAGCTTAAATTGACCAGGGGATTATCATATTGGGTGATTGTACATCGGGAAAAGATAAATTTTACCTGGAGACACTAACAAAAGTGGAAACTTTGTTTTGCAGTAACTACAGAGAATTATTTTTCATGGGTTCCCTACTTTCACATGGTTCACTGAACAAAGGAATTGTAATTTTTTTACAACTCTACTTTATGAGGATATCTGCAATTTTCCATTTTACAATTATTCTTCCAAATACCTCTTTTACTTTTTacagaaacattttttttttttttttcatatttttggcaGCACTTTTATCAATAGttacaaaacaattttttttgtaatagtTTCTGGCAGATAAACTTGTGATTGTATCTGATTTAGTTATTAAGAAGTGCTATTCAATAAATTATAGGACATCTCAGGTAAGCTAATAGTAATTTAATTGAAGGCCAAAttagatggaattttgaaaaagttCATGTTATTTTTCATACTGCATATCTTCTTTTTACATGGATATTGGATTTGTCATTTGGTTGCCAACTCATAAACCTAACGAGCAATCAATTGGTAAGCTTAGTTGATGACAGTTGCTCTGTCATGTATTTAAGTCAGATGAATAAAGATCTTTAGATATCAATCTACTCCGTTCTTTAAGTTGATTTAACTTGAGCTGATATTTTAAAAAATACAACTCGCTTTATAGACCAGATTTAAAATTGGACAACTAAATTCATGTCAGTAATGGCCACGGTACTTAAATGATGGGGGTAGGGGGACCTCTCCATTATAATGGTGGCTTTATTTTGCTTTAAAATGATGGCTAGCGGGACTCTATCTAAACAGTGATAGCTCTGCTCCTTTAAAATGATGGTAGGGGAAAACATGAAATAGTGCTTTTAGAAAAGCTTCACTTCTTCAGCTTTGGTGGATGGGAAATGAAACATACAATTTACTTGTAAAGGGTGctcctttgttgttcttgcacaGTATAATCATCAGtagcaaaagagaaatgatactTAAAGTAGTCAACCAAGAAGATAGCTTACTTTCATTTGGTAAACAGCTTTAGTGGGTGGGAAGTGAACAGAAAATTCACTTGTAAAGGCTGTTCCTTTGCTGTCGTTTTTGGACAGTATAATAATAAGTAGCAAAAGAGATGATGCTTAAAATAGTCAACCAATAAAATTGTTTACTTTCATTTGGTAAGCAATGTGTTTCCTATAATTCCAAATGTTTGATTTCTCAATTTCATTCACTGTATTTTTTGTGCCTTGAAACATTGGAAGGTGCAGTAAAACTGATATATGGTGTAAAAGGCCACACTGATGATAATTTGTGTTAAAAAATAGTTTCTATTTCTAGTTGGAAATTACTTTGGTTTATTCAACATAGATAGGATCTTTTTTAACAAGTTtgagtttcatttttattttattttgtcttttgTATTATCTATCATGCTTATTTTGGCCTATTAGTGTGCATCTTTCTAGCTCACATGTTCTGAAATCAATCTTTTTGGTTGCAGCGACGTCTTCTGAACTTTGTGGAGAAGGCTCTAATAGAGGATGTAATACCTATTTTGGTTGCAGCAAATTCATGTGAGGCTGGAAATGATCAGTTATTTAGTCGTTGCATACATCGTATGGCTAGATCTGATCTTGACATTGTAGCACTTGAAAAGGAACTTCCAAAGGAAGTTGTAGATATTGTGCTCAAGTTTCGAGTGGATTCAGTTGGAACATCAACTATTGCACCAGCAGACAAGAATATACGGAGAATTCAGAGAGCACTTGACTCTGATGATATTGAATTGGTGAAATTACTACTGGAAGAGGGAGAGGGCCGGACAACTTTAGATGATGCTTATGCCCTGCACTATGCTGCAGCATATTGTGATCCAAAGGTCACAGCAGAGTTGTTGGAGCTTCAAAGTGCAGATGTTAATCGTGTCAATCAAAGAGGATATTCTGTGCTTCACATAGCAGCAATGCGCAGAAACCCTAGGACAATTGCAGCACTCTTGACAAAAGGAGCTCGCCCTTCAGATTTGACATCTGATGATCGAACAGCACTTCAGATTGCCAGGAGGCTAACGAGGGCAATAGACTATTGTCAGCCTACTATCCAAGGAAAAGAATCCCATGCAGATCGCCTATGCATTGAGATACTGGAACGGGCGGAGATAGAGAATCCATTGGTATCTACAGTACCTGTTTCACTTTCTTTTGCAGGTGAGGACATGCGGATAAGATTGCTCTACCTTGAAAACAGAGGTGAGATACTATTCTTAAGAACCTATTATACTCAAATTGATAAACTTTGGAGATAGGGTTCTTGGCCATACATTGAATTAGAAATTACATTTACCGttctaataatttttatttatagaaGTGATAGCATGATGTGGAGCAAGTATCCAAAACCTTGTAGTGCACTGGTTTATAAGCAAAGGATGCGCTTTTTATTATCTAATATTGTTCTGTATTATCTCCAGCATTATCTATTTGCTAGTCTGTCCACATTTGCTAGCATAGATGGTGAATTTCTAAAAGGAATTTAATTGTATCAGTGACTGGTTCAAAAGTCACTTTGTTCTGGTTAATATAGTTTGCAAGATTTTCGTAAAATAATCAATCTAACTGTAATGAATGGTATACCTTTCCAGCAAGGATATAGGATATTCATGTATAAACACCCATATTTACATATGAGTATTCTGTAGGATGTGAAGGCTTGAATGGCTAACTGATTTAAGAATTCTTTATCCAAATTTATTATTTCAAACAAGAAGTGCAAACTATGCACATAGCAAGTAGAGAGTTGAACACTCACACATGAAATCACAAGCCTTTAAGTGATATCTTGCTAATGTCAAGATGCAATCACAGCCCAAATAGCTTGCAAACTTGCAAGGTGGGATTTGTGTTTACTTGGAATGCTGCTCACCAAATAACCTATTGGGATCAGGGATTGGTATTGGATGGGTATTGCCATTCTACTATACTACTCAAAAGTGTATGCACAAACTATATCTACTTAAAAAATAATCTGGTCTATTCAGAGACTTCAAAGTGTTTCTTGGAGTATGTTCAGCTGATGTAATTTGAAGAATCATGCTTGGTGATAGGATACCTATATTTGCAACAGGTTGAAGACTAAATCTCTAAACTCGTGCTTGTATGCTTAGCAACAGAGCTGCAAAACTGATGTCCAATGATCAAGCTTTCTGGATTTTGTATTAATGCAAACATTTACCACATTCTCATATTGGTAAAAAAATAGAGAACCTACAGCAAGTTTATGTTATCACAGAAAACAAGTTGTAAATTACTTAGGCCAGTTTATATAAGTTGCCCTTACAGTAACTTTGCAACAATTGCTCAAAACAACGAATGCAATTTTAGAACTTAGGCCAGTTTATATAAGTTGCCTATATTAGAACTTGGTTTTAATAAACCATGCAATTTTAGCCTAATCAAACAATGATTAGTTGGATTGAATATTGTAAGACACATCCTCATTAATATAATATCCTCCATTAATGACTAAAGCAgatacaatttcatgttttattcttATGTTGACAAATTTATCTCTGCCAAGGGATTTGGTCTCTATGTCAGGAGTTTGCACCTCTATAGGACAATAAAAAGACAAACATCTTCATTATCAGCCAGCTGTCAAATTTAATGATGATAaaaattcaatatgcttggttctagcatgataAGTCATGTTCTTCACCATCTTTAGCACATTTTGATTGCCACAAAAAGGAGGTTGGTGCTGTTTGGTTGAGAGTAAAAACATAATTTGTTGCCGAATTTCTAGTGTCAATTTAATCTGATCCAGCTGGAATTACTATATCCTGTTAGCATGAAGTTTTTAGATCTCTGTTAAAGAATGTAAGTCAAGTGTTCCTTTAaaatattgaataacttatttTGGAGGTTGCTAGTGTTCAAACTATCCATTAATTGACTATACATTAATTAATTAACTTGTGAATTGGCATAAGTTGACAGTTTTATCCCAACTTCTATAGGTGTAGATGTTAGGTTACACACTTAGTTATATGGAACTTTTCTAGTAACTCTTTGGCATACTTAGTTTGTGATACAAAAATAGCATGATTGAGTGGCCAAAATTCTACACCTAATCAATCGTATAGGAGGCTTAGATATGTCATGTAAAAAATAGAACACATATTAGATTTATTTGTTAAATGATTTTGGCCTCACTTCTAATGATGGCAAGATCATCGGCCTAGACCTAAGTTACCGGATTTGGCAGCTTGAGGCCAGAATTGGGGCCGGGTTCCATTATGTGTCTGGATTCAAGACTGGTCCGGCCTGGAATTGATCTAGATTCATCCATCTGTAAAAAGCTTTAAAAAACTGTTCTTTTTCTTGCTGTTCCTCCGTCTGTCCATCTTCTCTGCATCCGTTCGTCTGTGGGTATTCACTTTGATTTTTATCTTCGCTTATGTTTAATAATAAGTTTTAGTATTCGCTTGTGTTTAATAATATTTAGTATTCGCTTATGTTTCTGTATAGTTATAAGCttaggttatttatttatttattaattttaatttttttaaattcatacATATAATATtgttatataataatattaatattttaattaatattattatattatatatataataatattaatgttattataatatatataaaatagtatatatataataatattaattgtaatatatgtcttcggacatgtagtgtcgcagttaaaacacttcgttggtgaagcggccaccaaggttcaaacccctgctgggccattgtgctcgcaggctTTGTGTCTTTGCTGGGCCTTCGCTGGGCCGTTgtgctcgtgggtttgaacaagtgaagtgtggggatgaggtcccccggttgtgacctcaccggttcatagctccggaTCAAAAGCGTTTCACATGGAGctggagggcgtgtcatgccagcgttgccggtcacattaaaaagtttacaaggcattattttaaaaaaaaaaaatattaattgtaatatatatatatatatatatggacgtaCCTGTACTTGTATAGGCCTAGACATTTAGGATCACTGtcatcactatatatatatatatatatggacgtaCCCGTACTTGTATCCGAATCCGTACCCAAATCAGTAACTTAGGCCTAGACATTTAGGATCACTGTCATCACCACTGATTTGGATGTGGAGATTGAGAATTGAATAACTTCTATATATTGAATCTCCAAGATGCTGATCAATTTTAAAATGCTAGGTTTGAGGAGTCCTAAGATGTATGTAAATTTACCAAAAGAGTAGGATCATTCACTAATTGGATGGATTTTTTTTGTTCCTGTCAAGAACATATCAAACATTCTTgaaaatataaatcaaaatattGTTCCATATAACACAAACATTGGCACAACCTTCAACATAGTCTTGTCCAAACCATATCACCCAATGAATAAAATGCATTTCCACTTTCATCTTCAACAAGAAGTTAGATACCAGTCTCTACAGCATATATGTTAAAATTCCAATCATGATGACTGATTACCTAATGCTTAAAGAACATTGAATTAATAATACAAATCATTGAAATTCAAATTAGTGTACACAGATAATTACACCTCATAACTTCTTTTCAATTCCTTTGAAAAATGTACCAGGAAAGCTCCACAACTGATATAGTCACACAACTATATCTTACATTTAGTTTTACAGTCTTTTGGAAAATTTAGTCTCTCATTACTTCATAAGACAGTCTAAATGAATTGCTTACAATCTTCTATCTTGCTTCTATCTTTATCCTaattcaattaaaaatttaatctCACAAAAATCAGGTGTAATTACAAAAGCATCCTTATCACTTAAAAGGAAGagatgaaagataagtctaaatatTTATCTAGATTTTATTTAGACTTATTTAGCCAAATAAAAGATTTTCACCTTAATCACTAAAGTGAAATGCAAAATAGACTAACTTCAACCACTTGAATTTTTCCTCACATATTCACATTGAACCTGTGCAAAAGTTCATATCTGAGCTAAAACTTCAACAATATATAATGttaagatgcacctgagtcaaaaTACTAGGTTGTGAACTCAGTTGATTGGCCTGTGGGATGCAACAAACAGAAGTTCTTTTCTCCTTTTGTTCATGAATCTTAGTAACATTTCCTTACTTGACCTCCACTTGTGTGTTATGTCACTCTTTCTTTTCAGGCAATTTCTCTTAACATCAGTGTTCCACGGAAACACGTTTCCTCCTCCACAGGGCCACGTCTCCGAGATGGGGAGACAGGGACATGGCATCTCCCGCCACCGCCACCAGTGCTCCGCTGGAGTCTTGGCGTCTCCAAGGAGTCTCTCGAGGGGTGGGGAGACTTGCAGGAGTCTCCTGTCTGGACATGGTCTGGACATGTCAAAAAgcaattgaatttttttatttttttaaattttgagcaATTTTCTGGGGTTGGGGGGTAACCCTAATTTGACGTGGGCCCCACCCCTTCCACCAATGCAATACAAAACCACTGAAACTACTGATTTCATTCACATTTCTAATTCTGATTTTTTTTAccagctagttaaagaggagaaaaAACTTAGAAAAGACTTATGCAATTAGCATTCAAGAAATCttcgtatttagatttagtatttcaaattttgctattttataattttactaatttcctatagtttcatttgaaatgtaattcttattatacagttatacatcttttcacaactattttttcaagtactataagtatatgtataactatatcagcagcACCACCCTGCCACCCCCCGCCGCCATCCCCAACAGCCGTGGAACACTGCTTAACATAGCTAGGCTCATTACAGCAATAATATTTTCATTTTGATCTCTAATGTTTATAACTGCCTTTTTGAGTCATTATATGAACTTCTAGAGTtgtttttacctttgcctttaatCCTTGCACTAAAGGCACTCTTTATACTGCCTTTGATCCTGTGCTCCTTTCGTAAAAGAAGTGTCGATAACTTCTTTAAGTCAAAATGATATCCAAGGTATCTTTGTAAGATCAAAGCTACCATATTTTCATTGTTCATTGGTTTTTGGATAGCTGATAATTGATTATTGTCTTATTCCTGCAACTTAAGAGAAAATAAGAGATTATTTAGATGTATGGTATTTGTTTCTAAGAATTCCCCTTAGAGTTAGTGCCAACATGGCATTTTGGACCTCACATAAATTTCAGAAgtactaaattttttttatttctcgTGTCAAACTTAAGAGCCATCAACAGGTCTGTTTTTTTCTTCAGCACAATTTGATAAGGTCATGATATTCACAAATAATGAGTATTTTATGGCTCCACAGAATATATTTTCTCCTAGTTAACTTTGGAGAGTAGTAGAAGCAAAGCTTACTGGCCATAGTTTTAACCATTGATGACAAACACTAATAAAAGGCCTTTTTGACCTCTAGGGATCTATGACAAGTAGGAGGTATTTTTTGAGGTGTATCAGATTATGAGTTTTATTAGGATTCAATTGTATTGTTTTGAATCAAACTCGTTGACCCATATTTCATGGGTAGTGTCTCACACAAACCCATCTCATGAGCATGAATAGTCCACTTGGCACTCATTGCATCCCGGTGATGCTAAGTTGCTAACAGGTTTGAAGCATTGGGGCTtcttgggaggtcacccatcccaa
The nucleotide sequence above comes from Cryptomeria japonica chromosome 11, Sugi_1.0, whole genome shotgun sequence. Encoded proteins:
- the LOC131076791 gene encoding BTB/POZ domain and ankyrin repeat-containing protein NPR1: MPDRLCTPMAQVSLNAFSPSFNSSSIVSNNSSYRSTSSPMGETGAYSVDSFPISGGASNGPEIAALQKLSTNIESLLSGSDFDCSDAEIVVEGRGVPVHRCILASRSPFFKEKLFCGNSQAGNSKIRYELKDWVMQGNVGHEAFMILLRYLYSGKVKAPPLEVCTCVDASCAHDACRPAVNFAVQLMYGAHVFMIPELVSLSQRRLLNFVEKALIEDVIPILVAANSCEAGNDQLFSRCIHRMARSDLDIVALEKELPKEVVDIVLKFRVDSVGTSTIAPADKNIRRIQRALDSDDIELVKLLLEEGEGRTTLDDAYALHYAAAYCDPKVTAELLELQSADVNRVNQRGYSVLHIAAMRRNPRTIAALLTKGARPSDLTSDDRTALQIARRLTRAIDYCQPTIQGKESHADRLCIEILERAEIENPLVSTVPVSLSFAGEDMRIRLLYLENRVALAKILFPTEAKVAMEIAHVDTTSEFIGSGASNAAPGHIRTVMDLNETPTAAMKKKLSSRMAALSRTVELGNYFFPRCSELLNRFMDDDLSELTCLEKGTPDEQRVKRQRFDELKGDLSEAFSKDKAELDKSVMSSSSSSSSLKEGGMRYRTVRNR